A single window of Malus sylvestris chromosome 5, drMalSylv7.2, whole genome shotgun sequence DNA harbors:
- the LOC126622376 gene encoding E3 ubiquitin-protein ligase RMA1H1-like — protein sequence MALQQFFAHECKSIAGETTESENSKGGFDCNICLDFAHEPVVTFCGHLYCWPCIYKWLHVQSASLASDERPQCPVCKGDISHTTMVPLYGRGLATSEPELEGKVALYRGMVIPPRPSACDAQALISSTSQTVQQLPYRNPYQNQQYNPHPYSSFGEHSSSPLLDLGGTAVAGIHHPAVGVFGEMVYSRVFGNSQSVYGYPNSYHLTGSSTPRLRRHEMQADKSLNRISIFLFCCLLLCLLVF from the coding sequence ATGGCGTTGCAGCAATTCTTTGCACACGAATGCAAATCCATCGCCGGAGAAACAACAGAATCAGAAAATTCCAAAGGTGGCTTTGACTGCAACATCTGCTTAGACTTTGCACACGAGCCAGTGGTCACCTTCTGTGGCCATCTATATTGCTGGCCTTGCATTTACAAATGGCTTCACGTTCAGAGTGCGTCCCTTGCCTCCGATGAGCGCCCTCAGTGCCCTGTTTGCAAGGGTGATATATCACACACTACCATGGTCCCACTTTACGGCCGGGGCCTAGCAACTTCTGAACCTGAGCTTGAAGGAAAGGTGGCACTCTACAGGGGAATGGTAATACCTCCCAGACCATCAGCATGCGATGCGCAAGCTCTCATATCTAGCACCTCTCAGACGGTCCAGCAACTCCCGTATCGTAACCCTTATCAGAACCAACAGTATAACCCTCATCCATACAGCAGTTTCGGGGAACATTCTTCCTCGCCGCTGCTTGACCTCGGAGGCACTGCAGTGGCAGGTATCCACCATCCAGCGGTTGGGGTGTTTGGGGAAATGGTTTATTCAAGGGTGTTCGGAAACTCGCAGAGCGTATATGGGTATCCCAATTCGTATCACCTAACCGGAAGTAGTACTCCGAGGCTGAGGAGGCATGAGATGCAGGCAGACAAGTCACTAAACAGAATATCTATTTTCCTCTTCTGTTGCTTGCTTTTGTGCCTTCTTGTCTTCTGA
- the LOC126622379 gene encoding heat stress transcription factor B-2a-like has product MAETSSRTRSAAPFLSKTFDLLEEQDVGGDDGGKRNTVSWNVEGTGFIVWSPADFSELLLPKYFKHNNFSSFIRQLNTYGFKKTSPKLWEFKHEKFQKGCRHMLVEITRKKCEPSAFPAYLKASEESESTSTALAAAEENNCLLLMEENKNLRKQQLELQVQIAQFKTLENKLLDCVAQYMDDHRNKARC; this is encoded by the exons ATGGCTGAAACTTCTTCCCGAACAAGAAGCGCCGCCCCGTTTCTGTCGAAGACGTTCGATCTGCTAGAAGAACAAGATGTCGGAGGAGATGATGGTGGGAAGAGGAATACTGTGTCATGGAATGTAGAGGGCACTGGATTTATAGTATGGTCTCCTGCTGATTTCTCAGAGCTCCTGTTGCCTAAATATTTCAAGCACAACAATTTCTCCAGCTTCATTCGCCAACTTAACACCTAT GGATTCAAGAAAACATCACCAAAACTGTGGGAATTTAAGCACGAAAAGTTCCAAAAGGGCTGCAGGCACATGCTAGTTGAGATCACCAGGAAGAAATGCGAACCAAGTGCTTTTCCAGCGTATCTGAAGGCTTCAGAAGAGAGTGAGAGCACAAGCACTGCACTGGCAGCAGCAGAAGAAAACAATTGCCTGCTATTAATGGAGGAGAATAAGAACCTGAGAAAACAGCAGTTGGAGCTGCAGGTGCAAATAGCTCAGTTCAAAACCCTGGAAAATAAGCTGTTGGATTGCGTAGCCCAGTACATGGATGACCATCGGAACAAAGCTCGATGCTGA
- the LOC126622366 gene encoding pentatricopeptide repeat-containing protein At4g21705, mitochondrial-like isoform X1 gives MVPKLFARTLIRNAMASRSYYTSRTKKPTLYNKISPLGNPSLNVVPELDDWVYNGNKVRVAELQRIIHDLRKRKRFSQALQISEWMNQKGVCIFSPVEHAVQLDLIGKVRGFDSAEEYFNNLRDEDKNIKTYGALLNCYVRQRQVDKSLAHLRKMKGMGFVSSPLTYNDIMCLYTNVGQHEKVPGVLAEMKENNVPPDNFSYRICINSYGVRSDLEGMEKVFKEMESQPRIVMDWNTYAVVANFYVKQGQTDKAMNALKRSEERLDNKDGLGYNHLISLYASMGSKGEVLRLWGVEKSACKRCINRDYMGMLVSLVRLGELNEAEKVMEEWELSGNCYDFRVPQTVITGYTVKGLYERAEALLEDLMEKGKATTARSWETVAAGYVNKGEMKKAFKCLKVALRLSSEKRWKPNLGVVTLTTLLSWLGDEGSAEDAEAFVGALRKVIPVNKHMYHALLKAYVREGKEVNSVLDRMKADKIDGDGEETEKILAMREN, from the exons ATGGTTCCGAAGCTCTTCGCCAGAACCCTAATCCGAAATGCGATGGCGAGCAGGTCCTACTACACGAGCAGGACCAAGAAGCCGACCCTCTACAACAAAATCAGCCCGCTCGGAAACCCTAGCTTGAATGTGGTTCCAGAGCTCGACGACTGGGTCTACAATGGCAACAAAGTCCGAGTCGCCGAGCTTCAGCGCATCATTCACGACCTCCGAAAGCGGAAACGCTTCTCCCAAGCCCTCCAG ATTTCAGAGTGGATGAATCAGAAGGGGGTATGCATATTTTCGCCGGTTGAGCATGCCGTGCAGCTGGATTTGATTGGGAAGGTACGCGGGTTTGATTCCGCAGAAGAATATTTCAATAATTTGAGGGACGAAGATAAGAACATCAAGACGTATGGTGCTCTTTTGAATTGCTATGTCCGGCAGCGCCAAGTGGATAAGTCCCTCGCTCATTTGCGCAAAATGAAGGGGATGGGATTTGTTTCCTCGCCTCTTACTTACAACGACATCATGTGTTTGTATACGAATGTTGGCCAGCACGAGAAGGTCCCGGGCGTTCTTGCTGAGATGAAGGAGAACAATGTCCCTCCGGACAACTTCAGCTATAGAATCTGCATCAATTCGTATGGCGTGAGGTCTGATCTTGAAGGAATGGAAAAGGTTTTTAAAGAGATGGAAAGCCAGCCTCGCATTGTCATGGACTGGAACACGTATGCTGTCGTTGCCAATTTCTATGTTAAACAAGGCCAAACCGATAAGGCAATGAATGCTTTGAAGAGGTCGGAAGAGAGGCTGGATAACAAAGACGGACTTGGCTACAATCATCTGATTTCGCTGTATGCGAGTAtgggaagtaagggcgaagttttgaGGTTATGGGGTGTTGAGAAGAGCGCTTGTAAGAGATGCATAAACAGGGATTATATGGGCATGTTGGTGTCTCTGGTGAGGCTCGGTGAGCTCAATGAAGCTGAGAAGGTGATGGAGGAGTGGGAATTGTCTGGAAACTGTTATGATTTTCGGGTGCCACAAACTGTCATTACAGGCTACACCGTAAAGGGATTGTATGAGAGAGCTGAAGCTCTGCTTGAAGACTTGATGGAGAAGGGAAAGGCAACCAcagcgagaagttgggaaacaGTGGCGGCGGGGTATGTGAATAAGGGTGAGATGAAGAAGGCTTTTAAGTGCTTGAAGGTGGCCCTCCGTCTGTCTTCCGAGAAAAGATGGAAGCCGAACCTCGGAGTAGTGACACTGACAACCTTATTGAGTTGGCTTGGTGACGAAGGCAGTGCTGAAGATGcggaagcttttgttggggcATTGAGGAAAGTCATCCCGGTGAACAAGCACATGTATCATGCTTTGTTAAAGGCATATGTAAGAGAGGGTAAAGAAGTGAATAGTGTTTTGGATCGAATGAAAGCTGATAAAATAGACGGCGATGGCGAAGAGACGGAGAAAATCCTCGCCATGAGAGAAAACTAG
- the LOC126622366 gene encoding pentatricopeptide repeat-containing protein At4g21705, mitochondrial-like isoform X2, which yields MWFQSSTTGSTMATKSESPSFSASFTTSESGNASPKPSRLQISEWMNQKGVCIFSPVEHAVQLDLIGKVRGFDSAEEYFNNLRDEDKNIKTYGALLNCYVRQRQVDKSLAHLRKMKGMGFVSSPLTYNDIMCLYTNVGQHEKVPGVLAEMKENNVPPDNFSYRICINSYGVRSDLEGMEKVFKEMESQPRIVMDWNTYAVVANFYVKQGQTDKAMNALKRSEERLDNKDGLGYNHLISLYASMGSKGEVLRLWGVEKSACKRCINRDYMGMLVSLVRLGELNEAEKVMEEWELSGNCYDFRVPQTVITGYTVKGLYERAEALLEDLMEKGKATTARSWETVAAGYVNKGEMKKAFKCLKVALRLSSEKRWKPNLGVVTLTTLLSWLGDEGSAEDAEAFVGALRKVIPVNKHMYHALLKAYVREGKEVNSVLDRMKADKIDGDGEETEKILAMREN from the exons ATGTGGTTCCAGAGCTCGACGACTGGGTCTACAATGGCAACAAAGTCCGAGTCGCCGAGCTTCAGCGCATCATTCACGACCTCCGAAAGCGGAAACGCTTCTCCCAAGCCCTCCAG GTTGCAGATTTCAGAGTGGATGAATCAGAAGGGGGTATGCATATTTTCGCCGGTTGAGCATGCCGTGCAGCTGGATTTGATTGGGAAGGTACGCGGGTTTGATTCCGCAGAAGAATATTTCAATAATTTGAGGGACGAAGATAAGAACATCAAGACGTATGGTGCTCTTTTGAATTGCTATGTCCGGCAGCGCCAAGTGGATAAGTCCCTCGCTCATTTGCGCAAAATGAAGGGGATGGGATTTGTTTCCTCGCCTCTTACTTACAACGACATCATGTGTTTGTATACGAATGTTGGCCAGCACGAGAAGGTCCCGGGCGTTCTTGCTGAGATGAAGGAGAACAATGTCCCTCCGGACAACTTCAGCTATAGAATCTGCATCAATTCGTATGGCGTGAGGTCTGATCTTGAAGGAATGGAAAAGGTTTTTAAAGAGATGGAAAGCCAGCCTCGCATTGTCATGGACTGGAACACGTATGCTGTCGTTGCCAATTTCTATGTTAAACAAGGCCAAACCGATAAGGCAATGAATGCTTTGAAGAGGTCGGAAGAGAGGCTGGATAACAAAGACGGACTTGGCTACAATCATCTGATTTCGCTGTATGCGAGTAtgggaagtaagggcgaagttttgaGGTTATGGGGTGTTGAGAAGAGCGCTTGTAAGAGATGCATAAACAGGGATTATATGGGCATGTTGGTGTCTCTGGTGAGGCTCGGTGAGCTCAATGAAGCTGAGAAGGTGATGGAGGAGTGGGAATTGTCTGGAAACTGTTATGATTTTCGGGTGCCACAAACTGTCATTACAGGCTACACCGTAAAGGGATTGTATGAGAGAGCTGAAGCTCTGCTTGAAGACTTGATGGAGAAGGGAAAGGCAACCAcagcgagaagttgggaaacaGTGGCGGCGGGGTATGTGAATAAGGGTGAGATGAAGAAGGCTTTTAAGTGCTTGAAGGTGGCCCTCCGTCTGTCTTCCGAGAAAAGATGGAAGCCGAACCTCGGAGTAGTGACACTGACAACCTTATTGAGTTGGCTTGGTGACGAAGGCAGTGCTGAAGATGcggaagcttttgttggggcATTGAGGAAAGTCATCCCGGTGAACAAGCACATGTATCATGCTTTGTTAAAGGCATATGTAAGAGAGGGTAAAGAAGTGAATAGTGTTTTGGATCGAATGAAAGCTGATAAAATAGACGGCGATGGCGAAGAGACGGAGAAAATCCTCGCCATGAGAGAAAACTAG
- the LOC126622366 gene encoding pentatricopeptide repeat-containing protein At4g21705, mitochondrial-like isoform X3, translating to MNQKGVCIFSPVEHAVQLDLIGKVRGFDSAEEYFNNLRDEDKNIKTYGALLNCYVRQRQVDKSLAHLRKMKGMGFVSSPLTYNDIMCLYTNVGQHEKVPGVLAEMKENNVPPDNFSYRICINSYGVRSDLEGMEKVFKEMESQPRIVMDWNTYAVVANFYVKQGQTDKAMNALKRSEERLDNKDGLGYNHLISLYASMGSKGEVLRLWGVEKSACKRCINRDYMGMLVSLVRLGELNEAEKVMEEWELSGNCYDFRVPQTVITGYTVKGLYERAEALLEDLMEKGKATTARSWETVAAGYVNKGEMKKAFKCLKVALRLSSEKRWKPNLGVVTLTTLLSWLGDEGSAEDAEAFVGALRKVIPVNKHMYHALLKAYVREGKEVNSVLDRMKADKIDGDGEETEKILAMREN from the coding sequence ATGAATCAGAAGGGGGTATGCATATTTTCGCCGGTTGAGCATGCCGTGCAGCTGGATTTGATTGGGAAGGTACGCGGGTTTGATTCCGCAGAAGAATATTTCAATAATTTGAGGGACGAAGATAAGAACATCAAGACGTATGGTGCTCTTTTGAATTGCTATGTCCGGCAGCGCCAAGTGGATAAGTCCCTCGCTCATTTGCGCAAAATGAAGGGGATGGGATTTGTTTCCTCGCCTCTTACTTACAACGACATCATGTGTTTGTATACGAATGTTGGCCAGCACGAGAAGGTCCCGGGCGTTCTTGCTGAGATGAAGGAGAACAATGTCCCTCCGGACAACTTCAGCTATAGAATCTGCATCAATTCGTATGGCGTGAGGTCTGATCTTGAAGGAATGGAAAAGGTTTTTAAAGAGATGGAAAGCCAGCCTCGCATTGTCATGGACTGGAACACGTATGCTGTCGTTGCCAATTTCTATGTTAAACAAGGCCAAACCGATAAGGCAATGAATGCTTTGAAGAGGTCGGAAGAGAGGCTGGATAACAAAGACGGACTTGGCTACAATCATCTGATTTCGCTGTATGCGAGTAtgggaagtaagggcgaagttttgaGGTTATGGGGTGTTGAGAAGAGCGCTTGTAAGAGATGCATAAACAGGGATTATATGGGCATGTTGGTGTCTCTGGTGAGGCTCGGTGAGCTCAATGAAGCTGAGAAGGTGATGGAGGAGTGGGAATTGTCTGGAAACTGTTATGATTTTCGGGTGCCACAAACTGTCATTACAGGCTACACCGTAAAGGGATTGTATGAGAGAGCTGAAGCTCTGCTTGAAGACTTGATGGAGAAGGGAAAGGCAACCAcagcgagaagttgggaaacaGTGGCGGCGGGGTATGTGAATAAGGGTGAGATGAAGAAGGCTTTTAAGTGCTTGAAGGTGGCCCTCCGTCTGTCTTCCGAGAAAAGATGGAAGCCGAACCTCGGAGTAGTGACACTGACAACCTTATTGAGTTGGCTTGGTGACGAAGGCAGTGCTGAAGATGcggaagcttttgttggggcATTGAGGAAAGTCATCCCGGTGAACAAGCACATGTATCATGCTTTGTTAAAGGCATATGTAAGAGAGGGTAAAGAAGTGAATAGTGTTTTGGATCGAATGAAAGCTGATAAAATAGACGGCGATGGCGAAGAGACGGAGAAAATCCTCGCCATGAGAGAAAACTAG
- the LOC126622367 gene encoding monothiol glutaredoxin-S17-like, with amino-acid sequence MGGSVKDVQSQKELDSLVHGGSPVVLHFWASWCEASKHMDEVFAHLSADFPQAHFLRVEAEEQPEISEAYSVSAVPFFAFVKDGKVADTLEGADPSSLANKVARVAGSVNPGEPAAPASLGMAAGPTILETVQELARENGSSQVKVQKQNVPADALKRRLQQLIDSNPVMLFMKGSPEAPQCGFSQKVVDILKEEKVKFGSFDILSDSEVREGLKKFSNWPTFPQLYCKGELLGGCDIAISMHESGELKEVFRDHGIDTTDSAGAKVTEAGSGKGGFSASTGVSETLNSRLESLINKSPVVLFMKGKPDEPKCGFSRKVVDILVQEKVDFESFDILSDDEVRQGLKVYSNWSSYPQLYIKGELIGGSDIVLEMQRNGELKKVLAEKRIVPKDTLEDRLKKLITSSQVMVFIKGTPDAPRCGFSSKVVNALREEGVSFGSFDILSDEDVRQGLKVFSNWPTFPQLYYKGELIGGCDIVMELKSNGELKSTLTE; translated from the exons ATGGGTGGCTCAGTGAAGGATGTGCAGTCGCAAAAGGAGCTCGATAGCTTGGTCCACGGCGGCTCGCCGGTGGTTCTGCACTTCTGGGCGTCGTGGTGTGAGGCTTCCAAGCACATGGACGAGGTCTTCGCCCACCTCTCCGCTGATTTCCCGCAGGCCCATTTCTTAAGG GTTGAAGCTGAGGAGCAGCCGGAGATATCCGAGGCCTATTCGGTTTCCGCTGTGCCGTTTTTCGCCTTTGTGAAG GATGGAAAGGTTGCTGATACGTTAGAAGGGGCAGATCCATCCAGTTTGGCCAATAAAGTTGCTAGGGTTGCTGGATCAGTTAACCCTGGAGAACCTGCTGCTCCTGCCAGCCTTGGGATGGCTGCTGGACCGACCATACTTGAAACAGTCCAAGAGTTAGCAAGAGAAAATGGTTCTTCCCAGGTGAAAGTTCAAAAACAAAATGTTCCTGCTGATGCCTTGAAAAGGCGGTTGCAGCAGCTGATTGACTCTAATCCAGTCATGCTTTTCATGAAAGGAAGCCCTGAGGCACCCCAATGTGGATTTAGCCAAAAAGTTGTGGACATTTTGAAGGAAGAGAAGGTCAAATTCGGAAGTTTCGATATTCTTTCAGACAGTGAAGTCAGAGAGGGGTTGAAGAAGTTTTCTAACTGGCCAACGTTTCCGCAGCTTTACTGCAAAGGGGAGCTTCTTGGTGGGTGTGACATAGCAATTTCAATGCATGAGAGTGGTGAATTAAAGGAAGTTTTCAGAGACCATGGAATTGATACTACTGATTCTGCTGGGGCAAAAGTAACTGAAGCTGGAAGTGGAAAGGGTGGATTCTCAGCATCTACTGGTGTGAGTGAAACTCTTAACTCTCGACTCGAAAGCCTGATTAATAAAAGCCCTGTTGTGCTGTTTATGAAGGGAAAACCAGATGAACCAAAGTGTGGTTTCAGCCGAAAGGTGGTCGACATCCTTGTGCAAGAAAAGGTGGACTTTGAGAGTTTTGATATTCTCTCTGATGATGAAGTCCGTCAAGGGCTCAAAGTTTATTCAAACTGGTCCAGTTATCCTCAACTATACATCAAAGGTGAACTTATTGGTGGATCAGATATTGTATTGGAGATGCAAAGGAATGGGGAGCTCAAGAAGGTTTTGGCAGAGAAAAGGATTGTTCCAAAAGATACTCTTGAAGATCGTTTAAAGAAATTGATTACTTCTTCACAAGTGATGGTCTTCATCAAGGGCACACCCGATGCTCCCAGATGCGGTTTTAGTTCCAAGGTCGTGAATGCCCTTAGAGAAGAGGGTGTGAGTTTTGGGTCCTTTGATATTTTATCCGACGAGGATGTGAGGCAGGGGCTTAAAGTCTTCTCGAACTGGCCAACCTTTCCTCAGCTCTATTACAAAGGTGAGCTGATCGGAGGTTGTGATATCGTGATGGAGCTGAAAAGCAACGGAGAGCTTAAATCTACCCTTACAGAGTGA
- the LOC126622364 gene encoding putative nuclear RNA export factor SDE5 yields the protein MEASGSNGASIVTDEMALRGLLEAFGPAFSLDQIASAYCKAGKNAEDAAEALALSAPDGGETSRLPVNGIYKKPPYQANGNGNGNMNGNGNPGASKPKYRPVSAGSVSNIIGKHYVKKTSRTPANGSSEATKPLKLNSSVLPMSEIWVENDESSSSKDDRLHQDMEDFLFSMLGVGFKLERDRIRQVLDSCGYDMEKSMEKLINLPALTSEKRNELVGKSSEKSADLSLKYKVSSDRKSKNYTEGNRDRASNTNGAEVTEQQKERNDIPKDILASLFGASEGTAETPVEQPRSKIKAGSRYGAYGHLVAEPPQDFTSEYKSAVVYQQHHVEDDADDEDSYQGLRKSWKEYRSTMNDYYQAAVAAFAKKDRDQAYKLLEQGRFFLEKACEVEEKSNEMILKPRNVETQGEIVLDVQECGAKEAIRLLKCQISSFSGISSIKFLKVICDTKEEDISKGSRRRSLILKLLQEESIKWTEGENAGTILIHLDSVNRRQVTFVKKK from the exons ATGGAGGCCTCTGGTTCGAACGGCGCGTCGATTGTCACCGACGAGATGGCGCTGAGGGGTTTGCTGGAGGCGTTCGGGCCCGCGTTTTCTCTCGATCAAATCGCTTCTGCGTATTGCAAGGCGGGGAAGAATGCTGAGGACGCCGCCGAAGCTCTGGCTCTCTCTGCACCCGATGGCGGAGAAACTTCCAGATTACCTGTCAATGGTATCTATAAGAAGCCGCCGTATCAGGCAAACGGGAATGGGAATGGGAATATGAATGGGAACGGGAATCCCGGAGCTTCAAAGCCGAAATATCGGCCGGTTTCAGCTGGCAGCGTCTCGAACATTATTGGGAAGCATTATGTTAAGAAAACGTCGCGGACACCGGCAAATGGGTCTAGTGAAGCAACCAAGCCGTTGAAGCTGAACTCCAGTGTGTTGCCAATGTCAGAAATTTGGGTCGAAAACGATGAGTCTAGTTCTTCAAAGGATGATCGGCTCCACCAGGACATGGAGGATTTTCTGTTCAGTATGCTTGGAGTTGGGTTCAAGCTAGAGAGGGATCGGATTCGACAAGTTCTTG ATAGTTGCGGATATGATATGGAAAAG AGCATGGAAAAACTGATTAATCTGCCAGCATTGACTTCCGAAAAAAGGAACGAACTTGTTGGAAAATCCAGTGAGAAG TCTGCAGATTTGTCCCTGAAATATAAAGTATCCTCCGACAGAAAATCCAAAAACTACACCGAAGG TAACAGAGATAGGGCTTCAAATACAAATGGAGCAGAAGTTACTGAACAGCAAAAGGAGAGAAATGATATCCCGAAGGATATTCTGGCTTCCCTGTTTGGTGCTTCTGAGGGAACCGCGGAGACACCAGTGGAGCAACCAAGAAGTAAAATAAAGGCAGGGAGTAGATATGGAGCATATGGACACCTAGTTGCTGAACCTCCGCAAGATTTCACTTCAGAGTACAAGTCAGCTGTTGTGTATCAACAGCATCATGTCGAGGATG ACGCAGATGACGAAGATAGCTACCAGGGTCTCCGTAAGTCTTGGAAGGAGTATCGGAGTACGATGAACGACTATTACCAGGCT GCTGTAGCCGCATTTGCTAAGAAGGATCGTGATCAAGCTTACAAACTTCTAGAACAA GGACGTTTTTTCCTCGAAAAGGCGTGTGAAGTAGAGGAGAAGTCGAATGAAATGATTCTTAAACCTAG AAATGTTGAGACACAAGGTGAAATAGTGCTTGACGTGCAAGAATGCGGTGCCAAGGAGGCAATACGTCTTTTGAAGTGTCAAATTTCCTCATTTTCTGGTATCTCAT CAATCAAGTTTCTTAAGGTCATATGTGATACAAAAGAGGAAGATATCTCAAAGGGGTCTCGAAGACGATCATTG ATTTTGAAGCTACTGCAGGAAGAATCGATTAAGTGGACCGAAGGAGAAAATGCTGGAACAATACTAATCCACTTAGACAGTGTTAATCGGAGACAAGTAACTTTTGTCAAGAAGAAGTGA
- the LOC126622381 gene encoding uncharacterized protein LOC126622381 isoform X1, with translation MDFLNAGCIFASGTGLMSFVHPVHKARATRREDDNGQVCGVMFQMGLCTRIPSIPCTGSESNSDDKCFPTARDGEALAALIMAHATIITALAVTMTTATSTTLAATIATSISTTTSTVLVTTTTNTLSAIISTALVTSAAKTWIEINTTSNNPSSYVLQVLQFFRRALLPFVLRCLLLFAR, from the exons ATGGATTTCCTAAATGCAG GCTGCATATTCGCAAGTGGAACAGGCCTTATGAGCTTTGTTCATCCAGTGCACAAGGCGAGGGCGACTAGGCGCGAAGACGACAATGGACAAGTTTGTGGAGTGATGTTTCAGATGGGTCTGTGCACGCGAATCCCCAGCATCCCGTGCACTGGAAGCGAATCAAATTCGGACGACAAGTGTTTTCCAACTG CCAGGGATGGGGAAGCCTTGGCCGCCTTGATCATGGCCCATGCCACCATCATCACCGCCTTGGCCGTCACAATGACCACCGCCACTTCCACCACATTAGCCGCCACAATTGCCAcctccatatccaccaccacatCCACTGTCTTGGTCACCACAACTACCAACACCTTATCCGCTATCATATCCACTGCCTTGGTCACCTCTGCCGCCAAAACTTGGATTGAAATTAATACCACCTCCAATAATCCCTCCTCCTATGTCCTCCAAGTCCTCCAATTTTTCCGCCGAGCCCTCCTCCCATTTgtcctccgatgcctcctcctatTTGCCCGCTAA
- the LOC126622381 gene encoding uncharacterized protein LOC126622381 isoform X2 yields the protein MSFVHPVHKARATRREDDNGQVCGVMFQMGLCTRIPSIPCTGSESNSDDKCFPTARDGEALAALIMAHATIITALAVTMTTATSTTLAATIATSISTTTSTVLVTTTTNTLSAIISTALVTSAAKTWIEINTTSNNPSSYVLQVLQFFRRALLPFVLRCLLLFAR from the exons ATGAGCTTTGTTCATCCAGTGCACAAGGCGAGGGCGACTAGGCGCGAAGACGACAATGGACAAGTTTGTGGAGTGATGTTTCAGATGGGTCTGTGCACGCGAATCCCCAGCATCCCGTGCACTGGAAGCGAATCAAATTCGGACGACAAGTGTTTTCCAACTG CCAGGGATGGGGAAGCCTTGGCCGCCTTGATCATGGCCCATGCCACCATCATCACCGCCTTGGCCGTCACAATGACCACCGCCACTTCCACCACATTAGCCGCCACAATTGCCAcctccatatccaccaccacatCCACTGTCTTGGTCACCACAACTACCAACACCTTATCCGCTATCATATCCACTGCCTTGGTCACCTCTGCCGCCAAAACTTGGATTGAAATTAATACCACCTCCAATAATCCCTCCTCCTATGTCCTCCAAGTCCTCCAATTTTTCCGCCGAGCCCTCCTCCCATTTgtcctccgatgcctcctcctatTTGCCCGCTAA